One region of Plasmodium vivax chromosome 7, whole genome shotgun sequence genomic DNA includes:
- a CDS encoding hypothetical protein, conserved (encoded by transcript PVX_098945A), with product MSESELQQLQVLCEAMYCGNKEEQNQAHTILLPLVNNVGNVSKLKNILGNTSHVHTLIFTTSGLLQLITNEWNKIEQNEKDELKEFVLSYLYNKGMDILNLSSNVLGNLVRLYVRIVKLSWLENTNYSLIIKQVDYFLNSVTSHWIIGLYIYAALIEDMHPQCGVNSAKNRRCAISFRDYVLKDIFKVGIETLEEFVKGSIRIELRMDENRLLIKILELIYNSLSFDFMGTMINDESSDENVSLMIPQSWDIFNEKNIPKLFFDMYEICMSDEDDLRNCCGKYCLRSLILLGGLRKTFFSSEKQKTHYMNEFLGGLNNIIEKKIGLHDEDCFHELCRLIGKIDTSIRLQELSTYPNFLSWCHNIYLFTVDGMKNWKYLCNSKHYLLGIWSNMLNIIPAKVIKEINSRTDENELLKDVLNNKNIFLKKNPISNSFSSHDIDNKFLIICDYIYDISMIFINTRLELAKYICEKGDNCEMENPLYNDVLRSEQLELISNLSKLQYHFIGAKLLSIFYELKHSHENNLISKTVFIEQTTWLVFIIASIISSSAVTNMKSASYDNFKINSELCFLVFSLMEQTNKSAEVFEYLEFAYLNCLELFKKIYISGKKNNNFLKEMKCVAMRVATPSSGIGSAGDSGANPGAADHPLQISSMIPSDGVSSNGLAFPSSSAANNVASPMMNNNMNNFSTPSLITNQEDEESNDPLIDLIVSKILFNLNNRTDCEQIVKRSLDLFHDLVSGMNIVCLEDKTPKLIVFARMLLKNEKVLSLLHNRNSKFLKIANYYKYRTNYYLILTKLLFMEQNLVSSSFEKYILPINNLLECIKREISLNGKDIILKNNEIKLSFIGVLRDLRGICMACNNVETYNMFFNFFINSYPLEDNQMNILTSLVDVIWDSYDICIPFLKFMCEFVYNKSQRITFPKSSPNGILLFKVVSNILIIISNNLLQKEKFMDLYKEKYKIISLLLNMFNNCLNGDFVNFAIFDLYNDDILNNSLNLALNMCLVIPTNDLLSYIKHLKPYFSFLDLVTKNFFQRILNLEFQLIADIIHNVKEGLCSFDYTVSMTCCSILDNIVTYIFTNRKNSNEQGQIIKNFLESQPQALKEVLNLMFHLILGGDFGSTWSMSQPLLGLILLDAQGYFKIQEQLISQQSEEKKQKLRHSFCKLMDHIESNLAPNNRENFTRNLYTFAQEIRNILI from the exons ATGAGCGAGTCGGAGTTGCAGCAGCTGCAGGTCCTTTGCGAGGCTATGTACTG CGGAAATAAGGAAGAGCAAAACCAAGCGCACACGATACTGCTGCCCCTAGTGAACAATGTAGGGAACGTAAGCAAATTGAAAAACATCCTGGGGAACACGAGCCACGTGCACACGCTAATTTTCACGACGTCGGGGTTGCTCCAGTTAATCACAAATGAGTGGAACAAAATTGAGCAGAACGAGAAGGATGAGTTGAAGGAATTCGTCCTGTCCTACCTATACAACAAGGGGAtggatattttaaatttatcgTCCAACGTGTTAGGAAATTTAGTGAGGCTGTACGTGCGCATAGTAAAACTGTCTTGGCTGGAAAATACGAATTACTCACTGATCATAAAGCAAGTGGATTACTTCCTAAATTCAGTAACGAGTCATTGGATAATCGGGTTATACATTTACGCAGCGTTAATAGAAGATATGCACCCCCAATGTGGAGTGAACTCAGCGAAAAACAGGAGGTGCGCCATCTCCTTTAGGGACTACGTACTGAAGGATATATTCAAAGTGGGCATAGAAACTCTGGAGGAGTTTGTAAAGGGGAGCATACGGATAGAATTACGAATGGATGAAAATCGGTTGCtcattaaaatattagaaTTAATATACAACAGTTTGTCCTTCGATTTTATGGGCACCATGATAAACGACGAAAGTTCAGATGAAAATGTATCCCTCATGATACCCCAATCATGGGACATCTTTAATGAGAAAAACATTCCCAAGTTATTTTTTGACATGTACGAAATTTGCATGTCTGATGAGGATGACCTGCGCAACTGTTGTGGGAAGTACTGCCTTCGATCGTTGATACTCCTTGGGGGGTTGaggaaaacttttttttccagtgaaaaacaaaagacACATTATATGAATGAATTTTTGGGGGGACTTAATAACATTATTGAAAAGAAGATTGGACTCCATGATGAGGATTGCTTCCACGAGTTGTGCAGACTGATAGGAAAAATTGACACGAGCATTCGGCTGCAAGAATTGAGCACCTACCCGAACTTTCTCTCCTGGTGCCACAACATATATTTGTTCACCGTGGACGGAATGAAGAACTGGAAGTACCTCTGCAACAGCAAGCATTACCTGCTGGGCATTTGGAGCAACATGCTAAACATCATCCCAGCTAAAGTAATAAAGGAAATAAATAGCCGCACGGATGAAAACGAACTGCTGAAGGACGTCCTGAACAacaagaatatttttttgaagaagaacccCATTTCGAACAGCTTCAGTTCGCACGACATtgataataaatttttgatCATTTGCGATTACATCTACGACATCAGCATGATTTTTATCAACACGCGGTTGGAGCTAGCCAAGTACATTTGCGAGAAGGGGGACAACTGCGAAATGGAGAACCCCCTCTACAATGACGTTTTAAGAAGTGAGCAACTGGAGCTCATTTCGAACCTGTCTAAGTTGCAATACCATTTTATCGGGGCCAAATTGCTCTCCATCTTTTACGAGCTAAAACACAGCCACGAAAATAACCTGATCAGCAAGACGGTGTTCATTGAACAAACCACGTGGCTAGTTTTCATCATCGCCTCCATCATCTCGAGCAGCGCCGTAACCAACATGAAGAGCGCCTCGTATGACAATTTTAAGATAAACTCGGAGCTGTGCTTTTTGGTGTTCTCCCTCATGGAGCAGACCAACAAGTCGGCCGAAGTTTTTGAGTACCTCGAATTTGCCTACCTGAACTGCTTGGAGCTTTTCAAAAAGATCTACATCAGTGGGAAGAAGAATAATAACTTTCTCAAGGAGATGAAATGTGTGGCCATGCGAGTTGCCACCCCCTCCAGTGGGATTGGCTCTGCTGGGGACAGTGGCGCCAATCCAGGTGCAGCAGATCACCCGTTGCAAATCTCAAGTATGATACCTTCCGACGGTGTGAGCAGCAACGGGTTGGCCTTCCCCTCCAGCAGTGCAGCAAATAATGTCGCCTCCCCGATGATGAATAACaacatgaataatttttccacCCCGTCGTTGATCACAAATCAGGAGGACGAAGAGAGCAATGACCCACTTATAGACCTAATCGTTAGCAAGATCCTCTTCAATTTGAACAACCGAACCGATTGCGAGCAGATAGTGAAGCGAAGTCTGGACCTGTTTCACGACTTAGTGTCCGGCATGAACATCGTTTGCCTGGAGGATAAAACGCCCAAACTTATAGTCTTCGCGAGGATGCtactgaaaaatgaaaaggtgcTAAGTCTACTGCACAATCGAAACAGCAAATTTTTGAAGATAGCCAATTATTATAAGTACAGAACGAATTATTACTTAATATTGACGAAGCTTCTGTTTATGGAGCAGAACCTCGTCTCGTCATCCTTCGAAAAGTATATCCTACCAATTAACAACCTACTGGAGTGCATCAAGAGAGAAATAAGCCTCAATGGGAAAGacatcattttgaagaataaCGAAATAAAGCTGTCCTTCATTGGGGTACTCAGAGATTTGAGAGGAATCTGCATGGCGTGTAACAACGTAGAGACGTACAATATGTTTTTCAACTTCTTTATTAATAGCTACCCTTTGGAGGATAACCAGATGAATATTCTCACCTCCTTGGTGGATGTCATATGGGACAGCTACGATATATGCATCCCGTTCCTCAAATTCATGTGCGAATTTGTATACAACAAATCGCAGAGAATCACCTTCCCCAAATCGTCCCCCAACGGAATACTGCTCTTCAAAGTTGTTTCGAATATCCTCATTATcatttcaaataatttgctgcaaaaggaaaagttcATGGATCTGTATAAggagaaatacaaaattatatCTCTCCTCCTGAATATGTTTAACAATTGCCTAAATGGAGACTTCGTCAATTTTGCCATCTTCGATTTGTATAATGATGACATTTTGAATAACTCCCTTAACTTGGCTCTGAACATGTGCCTGGTCATCCCCACGAACGATTTGCTCTCCTACATAAAGCATTTGAAGCCCTATTTCTCCTTTCTCGATTTAGTTACGAAGAATTTTTTCCAGCGGATTTTGAACCTCGAATTTCAGCTCATCGCTGATATTATTCACAACGTGAAGGAGGGCCTCTGCTCCTTCGACTACACCGTCTCCATGACCTGCTGCTCCATCCTCGACAACATCGTCACGTATATTTTCACCAACCGGAAGAACTCCAACGAGCAGGGCCAG ATCATAAAGAACTTCCTGGAAAGCCAGCCGCAAGCCCTCAAGGAGGTGCTCAACCTGATGTTCCACTTGATACTGGGAG GCGACTTTGGCAGCACCTGGAGCATGTCGCAGCCGCTACTGGGGCTAATACTGCTCGACGCCCAGGGGTACTTCAAAATACAGGAGCAGCTCATTTCGCAGCAGAgcgaggagaagaagcagaa gcTGAGACACAGCTTTTGCAAATTAATGGACCACATTGAGTCCAATTTGGCCCCCAACAACAGG GAAAACTTCACGAGAAACCTGTACACCTTTGCCCAAGAAATTAGGAACATCTTAATTTAG